The DNA window TGCATCTGTGGCCACtacaaagaataaaatcaaaactGGGACTGAAACACAAAAGTACCTACCCCCTGCTGAGCAAGAAGCATCTCCAGCTTCTTGTTGCACAGGCAGAGGATCTCTCCCTTCCTGTCAGTCAGGAGCCTGGACCTTGCAATCTCATTTTCCTGGCAGGTGATCATTTCGTTCACATTTTTGATTTCCTTGTCCACCTCACAGAGTGTTTTTTGGTGAACTGCCACCCTGCAGCTGGTATTTGTTGCATTCAGAATAACCTGGGCCACATCGTTCTCAATCTTGTAGaaatgcagctcctgggaatatgaagagagaaaacacatcactgtccccagcagcccctcgTTGAGTTGTAGTGCCACTTGTGAGTCAGGGATTGAGATTTACTCCCAGGTCTGTACTACAAGCCCTAAGCTACTTACCCTCTGTGTATCTCTGCTTCTCCAACAATTGACAGGTAATACAATATCTACCTCTCCCTACAGCTGTTGAAAAGCATTAAGGAGCCCAAACATTCCAAAAACCTTTAAGAGACCTCTCTCACCCCTTCTGCAATGACCCTTGCCCAGCAATCTCCAGTTACCTGCCACCAGAACCAGGACATCACTGTACTGTCCCTTCTCTGACACCCCTCACCTGACAACCAGCACAGACTCGGTGTGAGGAGTGCTGGCTTGAGTTTTCTAATCCTTCTCAGTGATCCAGTTATACACACCCAGAGAGagcaatttattattattagagATTAGAGAGCTGTGGGTCAGGTTGGACTTTGCTTGGACATTCCTCAGAActgagagctgcctgcagcccatTCCACAGTGAAttatagaaacaaaaattaggTTACAGAAGTACCACATGcccattgtttttctttagtgCATAAGGAATGCTAATCATGCTGCCCCATTTTTTAAGTAAAGGACAGTGAGTTTTGTGTCAGGCCTTTTTGGCCAAGCTCTCTCCCATGCACCAGAGTCCTGCAATAGGATCACAGGGAGAGCCAGATTGGAGAGGCAAACTCAGCAGAGCTTCAGTGCAGACCTGAAACCAGAACAAAGTCACTGACAAACCCAGCTGGGGACCCCTGCTGCAgtggctccctccctgccctcccaagGGGGGATTCCGTACCAGGTCACTCTTTCTGCTCCGAAGTTTTTCAGCCAGCTGGGAGAAGTGCTTTGCAACTTTGCTGGATAGCCTCTGGTCCTGAAGCTTTGCCATGATTTCACTCTCTAGCTGCTCTTTGGCATAAGTTCCCTTCTCTATACTCTTCCTGATGGACAGCAGTTCATTCAGGTGAGCAGCCTGGTCCTGAAAGGTTGGAATGCAGAGACAGCTGTTTGAGGAAGGGTATTCAATTCAAGTATTCAAAAGGATTCCTGCTCCATGGACTCTCCTCACCATCCTGGTCCTGCTGAGGGCCTGCTCTGTCTCTTGGAGAACACGAGTGTAGGTGCCAGTCTGGGCCTGCAGggcctcctgctccagcaggcacTGGGCAATCAATCTCCTTGTCACACTGGCATCGTTCTGGGACCGGTTCAGGAGGCTGACAAGGTTCTcattcttctcctcctcttttctgATGGACTTCCCACAGCCATGGATGTCCCCTTCCAGGGACTTGAGGTCACGTCTGTAATTGCTGGAGGGGCAAAGAGATGGAAAATCATCACAGGGATTGGTGCTGAACCCACAAATTCCTCTTTTCAAACACGTTATTGCAGCAACAACTACCCAAGGAGGAAAATCTTTGTGAGGGCTCGGCTGCTGTGAcagtgcagagccagcagaTGATGGAGACATTAAGATTTAAAAGTAAATGTGTGTAGGAAAATTGATTCCTTCTTTCAGAACTGTCCCAGCCCCCATTCTGACCAGGATGTCACCATATAAGAGCATATTGTTTGTTCTCAGAGAATCAGTCAAGCTTTAAGGTTCATGAGTAAATAAATGCTTCCTCTGGCAATAACAGGGAGGTTTTCCTGAACATTTCCAAAGGCCTCCCAAAACCCTGATAATGAGAGATAAACCCTTCCTGACATCCAGCTCTTTGGAGTAAGAGACGTTGCAAAGGTGAGGGACCtcttttaaaggaataaaatccaaTCATAAAAACTCTAAACAGCTTCAAGAACCCCCCACATTCCGAGGAAGAGATGTGGTTAGGataaagaaaacagcaacaaagaaaTGTGCTTCTTATCCTTTACATTTGTTCTGTGCTTCAGAGCAGGGAACCTGTTCTGCCTGACACGCCCTGCCCACAGTGCCAAACCCCACAGGACACATGGAATCCCCTTCTAGGATCCCTCCTGCCCAAATCTGAGGTGTCCTCAGGTCTGCTTCCAGACCATACCTCAGCAGCCCCTGAGTGACAACATAGGCCTCGTCCCTCTGCTTCATTCCAGCCAAGCTGCTGTTCCAGTGCTCCATcagcctctttttctccatgttGATAGTCTGCACCTCCAGACCAGCCTGGGGAACAGAGACATGGCAGACAGGATGAATCTACACTGTGCTGAAAAAACAAATTCGtgttaaaatactattttttcttttcttgttcatAATGTGCTGAGCAGGATCAGCTTCAACTCTGTGGCTGGTTCATTTCTCACTCAGCAGCCCACAGAGCACAGGTCTGCAAGAAAAAActgctgagaagggcaggaggaagTGATTTACAGGCACTTCTTaaggacaaaggaaaagaaaaaaagtctccaTTCTTCCAAACAGGAACAAACGGTGACACTCTGTCCCACATTGTGCACACCACGTGAGCACAGGCCAGAGGGGTCAGCCCTGCCAGAGGGAAATATTAACCACAAGGGACAAGTCCCCTCCTACCTCACTGACTGCCTGCCGGGTCACTTTTGTGTCCTCTGCCTGGGCCACCAGCTGAGCTTCAAACAGAGCAATTTGTTCCTGGAGCTGGTAGACTCTCCTTGTAAACTGGTCCAGCAGAAGATCCTACAGAGCCAGAGCCAAACAGCCCAGGGTGAGTCATGGAATCCCAGTCCAAACCAACTGTGTCCTACAGGAATAATATCAGctaaaaaaggaattaaaactgGCAATGCATTGGGTTTGAGTCCTACTGAAACTTTCCCATTCATGCACAAATGGCTCctgactgcagcagggatgACTTGCAGGAGAATGAAGCCTTTGCTGACTGTTTATTATTCCAGTTGCAGCAGTGAATTGATAGGTCAGCTCTGAAGCCACATTCCCTCCTGTCAGCACTGAGGCCACTGTGCAGCTACTGGGAATGGTAATAATGAATATTTGAAACTCCTTTGTTAAAACCCTCCTAGAGCCACTGCCTTTCAGCAGCTTGCAGGGcattctgcaggagcagcagccctggattGAGTGCgggaaggcagcagagggagctcCAGCACCGACCGGCCCCGCTCCTTCCCCAAGTTCACTTTGCATTGTGGAATTCGCTGTGATTCAGAATTATTCTCAAGACCTGTACACATTctatttcttcattaaatatCCTCCTACCCCCACACCTCCTGTCCTTGAGTGAAGAGTGATTTACTGTCCTAAGGCTTGCAAACCCTCTGGCCTGTGCGTGTTCTCCTTTTCAGAAAAGCctctggatttaatttttttcaattatttgagaaaaatattgCCACTCATCTTCCATGAATCAACCTTCCTCCTGACAAGGTGGCACATCCTCCAAGACTGACTGCTGGCacctgcatttatttatttcaaaggcAGTTTTTCTTGGtacctgttttttcttttccacctcAGCCTGGATCCTCTCTGCCTCAGCCCTCTCTGCTGACTGTTTCATCAGTAAAACCCTGTGATGCATCTCCTGGTCCATGTTCTGCACATAGAAGAGCTCCAAGGCCAGGTTTTCAATCTGGGTCTGCATTGCAGAAACTGGCGGGACAAGAGGCAAAATAGTTACAGAGAACTTACAAACTCCTTAAACagagacaaaagagaaagaaacacagaagcTCCCAAAGCAAAACCTCTCACACATCAGCTAAGCCTGCCCTCTCCAGCACACATATTTACATCAGTACAGCTCCACAAGCAAAGCTAAGGATCCTGGATTCCCAGCTCACAGAATTCAGGACTTTTCAATGAGTGCATTATTCcagattaattattttactttacttttcaATCCAGTGCTTGACTTAAACTCCAGTTAATTTCTCCACACAGCCCTAGAGTTGGGAAACGCTGTCAGGACTGCCTGGGTCACCTGTCTTGCGTTCCCGCTCCGTGCAGTGACAAGTTTCCTGGTGAGCAGCCCTGAGGCcgcgcagctcctgctccagttGCTGCCGCGCCGCGGCCGCCTGCGAGCAGCGCTCGtggctcctctccagctccacctgcagctgccccagctgctgctgcgcCCCGTACAGGGTCACCCCGAGCTCCTCTCGCTGCGCCTCGCTGCTCTTCTTCGCTGTCCTCTGCAGACACAAGAGGGagggagctgtgtcccagcagcagggacaggaggggatgtGGGAAGGCACAGGAGGGGCTGTGTACCAGCTCGTGGAGGTCCAGCTTCACTTGTTCTATCTGCTTGGTGAGGTAATTCTTCAGGGCAGCCTGGAATCTTGTCATCAGAGGCTGTGAAGGAGGACAGGGTTAATAAGCTTTAACATTCTTGTGTAAATAGATTGTGAAGAAGCCTCACTGCTACATCCCCCAcccaataaaatattttatttctgccacAGACACTTGTGGGTTTATTTTAGCTACTCTCACTGTAGCAAGTGAGAGATGTTACAGAGTGGGTATTTGCTGATGCCAAAAAGTGAGACTCTGAAAATCAGAACCATGCCAGAAGAGCTACATCTGAGAACCCATCCAGTCTCTCTTGCTGCAAGGACTTCTCTTCCAGGGGCACTGAAGGGATCAGATTTACCCACTGCACCATTCATTTTggacctgcagctctgggctcaggacTGAGTGACACAGCCAGCAGTTAACACTCTACAGCTCACCTCACAGGTTTCAGAGAAACACAAACACCAACTCTGCTAAGAACAGCAAGATTTGAACACTTCTCACATGTTCTGGATCCAAGATGACCAgttctgtttcttctgcttttttccccttattttttcttctctcatgtGCCTCAGCTGCCTTTTCCCGTCTTTGGTTGCCATGATCACTGGGGGGCTCAAAGGCTGGGCCTGCATGGTAAGAACCTGGTTGTCCTTTGCTCTCTTGACCCCATCCTaccacaaaaaaaggaaaaagataaagcAATAGGATTAGATTCCATAGCACTGTGCCTCTGACTGAATTAACAACGAccagaaagggagaaaaccaGAGCTTGAGAGACATTGCAAAGGCACTGGGGGTACCTGGTTTggtgtcctgctctgctgcaggggctcccgagggaaggggagggaccCCTCCACCTGCAAGTGGCTGCTCCATGTCACCCTGTTCAGGAGGACAAACGTTTGTCACATTCTGCATTATCTGGGAAAGTCTCAGGAGATTTTTCCTGAAACATAAAACCGATCACCTTTTCCGTCTAACTGCATTCACCCCTAAACATCTGCTCATTTTTGTCATGAACAATGCAAAcaaaggagcagcacaggggcctGGCTctacaggcagcacagagacCATTCTGATTACAGTGTCCCACTCGTGCAGAGcccagaacagctctgcaggcagatttctctttctgcaggggcagggactCTGTTTGCTCCCCCAGAGGAGCAGATTCCTCATTGCCATTCCCATTCTCCCATGgcctggcacacagcacaggtgaaaagcagagcagcacattGCCATTTGCATTGAGTTTTAAtgttgtggtattttttttttgccagaggGTGCAGAAGTTTAATTTAGAAGTTTAATCTCATCTGCAAAAATCGTCACTTAGTAAGCACTGAGATCGTAAAGATCCTGACAAAACCGCTCCACACCACTTACAATTTCTTATGCTTTTAGTTGgcatctatttaaaaaaaattagatttattaAAGAGATTCTTTCAGCTAGCACAACACGTAGCCAAAttattctctttcttctttttctctttgtttttaaagagagGGTGAGCAGCGGGACTGGGCACGGGGGATGCACCGGGGAGCCGGGAGGTACTGGGAGGTACCGGGATGTGGTGGAGGGGTCGGAActgggatgggacgggatgggatgggatgggatgggatgggatgggatgggatgggatgggatgggatgggatgggatgggatccatgggatgggatccatgggatgggatgggatgggatgggatgcgatgggatgggatgggatgcgatgggatgggatgggatgggatgggatccatgggatgggatgggatgggatgggatgggatgggatgggatgggatgggatgggatgggatgggatgggatgggatgggatgggatgggatgggatgggatgggatgggatgggatgggatgggatgggatgggatgcgatgggatgggatgggatgggatgggatgggatgcgatgggatgcgatgggatgggatggggtgggatgggatgcgatggggtgggatgggatgcgATGGGATGGCACGGAGCGGACCGGAGGAGCCCCGGTGGGCGGtcctggcccggcccggcccggcccggacTCACCGGCCGCGGCTCCGCCATGTTCGCGTTGCCAGGCAACGCATCAACACCCGCTCACGTGACCGCCCGGGCCGCACCACCGCGGTCCGATGGGGgggggggagcggggggctcGGGCCGCACCATCCCCGGCGCACGGGGGAGTCGGGCCGCGCTCCGTGCCCCGCCAGCCCCGGTTCCGCCCGCGGAGCCCGGTACCGGCACCGGGCGGGTCCCGCCGCGCTCTCCCCgggccgggcagccccgggccggCCGGACGGGCGGGGCCGCCGGGCGGGCACAGCCCCGCTGGCCGGGCGGAGCGCacgggcggcggcagcggctccgCGCAgggccgggagcggcggcggcggcggcggctccgagcccgggccgggccgggcagcgccgggacCTTCCCCGGGCTCGTCTGTGCCGGTAAAGCGGGGCTGAGCCGGGCCGGGGACGGGGGCGGGTGGGGGACCGGGTGATCTTGTAGCGCTGCCCCGGGATCCCCGGGCCCGGCACCGGCATCCGGCCGGTACCCGGCAGGTCCGGGTTTGATCCTGCTCTTTGTCCGCCCTTCCCACGCCAGAGCCCCGCGGAGGGCGGCGGGAGAACGGGATGGTACCCGGGGTCGGGGTGGTACCTGGGGTCGGGATGGTAACCGGGAGAACGGGATGGTACCCGGGAAAACGGGTTGGTACCCGGGGTCGGGATGCTGCGCAGGGATCGGGATGCTGTCCCGAGATCGGGATGCTGTCGGGGAGAACGGGATGGTACCCGGGTTCGGGATGCTGCGCAGGGATCGGGATGCTGCCCGGGAGAACGGGATGGTACCCGGGTTCGGGATGCTGCCCGGGAGAACGGGATGGTACCCGGGTTCGGGATGCTGTCCGGGAGAACGGGATGCTGCCGGGGGTCGGGATGGTACCCGGGGTCAGGATGCTGCCCAGGGATTGGGATGCTGTCCGGGAGAACGGGATGCTGCCGGAGGTCGGGATGGTACCCAGGGGTCAGGATGCCGCCGGGGCAGCTGGTGAAAATCTAAATAGTTCTTAAACtttctcttctgttgtttcGGTGCGGCTCTGTGGGTATTTCAGTGTTGTCCTTCCCTTTGGGGACCTGGTGCTCTCCCGGGTGACCCCAGCATCCCCCTGAGCGCTGTAACCTGCGGAGAAGGTGGGTGAGGATCGTGGGCAGTGGTTTGATGAGCGGCCTCGGGATGCTGCGGGAGGGGTTGTGGGGTGCTGACACTCTGTAAAATAACTCGGCTGCCTCCTCTGGGACATCTGCCTTTTCGGATCTCAGGCTGGGAGCTTGACTTGCAGAGGTGTTTTGTTCTTGGTTGCTACTCggagcagggagagaaatgAAAGTCCAGGGTGTCTGGGTGGCAGGGATGATGTGTGCTGTGGTGTCTGTCACACTGAGAGCAGAGTTTGCTCATCCCCTGAGCTGAGATCCACACTCCTGGGGtttgagctgctgcttttcGAGGATCGAGTCCTGGGAGTGTTATCAGGACACAGCAACAGGATGTTGGAAATAAAAAGTCATAAAAGGGGTCACGTTTCCTGTGACCTGAGCAGTGCAGATAAGTGACATGAAAAGCTGGTAAAtcggggacagagggacatgtGGCACACAGTGTCTGTGACAGCCTGTGCTCTCAGTGAGTCtggtgctggggatgggtgagctttgtttgcattttgtttgctttttgtttgctttttgtttgctttctgagTAGGtgtggctgggagcagccagccctgacatggcattccctttcccttttcacGTCTGGAGTCACAGCCTTGCAGGATTCAGGCTGCTGGCCCTTTTGTACCTGCTCAGCTGAGATGGTCCCACTGTATTTGGAGTTGCATTTGGAGCTGTGGAGATTTtggctcttcccttccctttgctctTGCTCcgtgagcagctgctgctccagcagggcaccAATGAAAGGCTTTTTGGTGACCTACATAATTCTCCCCGTGAGATGGGATGACTTCAGAGTGACTCCCCATGGTAAATGCTTTTCCTTGATTTGCCTGGATCCTCTTAACTGGCTCCAGCATAGCGAGGAGTTGGgaaagcttttctcttttgattCCCAGTGTGGAGGTACTGTAGCACAAAGGGAAGGTGGTACAAGGGCTCTCATGTGCTCGTAGAGGAGTAGAGATCAAGTGCTTGGCCAGCTGAGAGTGGCACAGCAGATCCACTGGGGGACTGGGAGGCAGCTGAGAGCTGACTCCGGGCTGCCCTACTCTGTGCTTCTGTGCCTGAGTTCCAAACTCAGCAtttgctgctcccaggagggaaaagaagcagcaatCTGTGCAGAGTCTGAGCCCCACCGCCACGGCAACTGTGCACTGCttaaatatgtaaaattaaattccacttattaaaggcaagaaagaaaatgagccTGGTGCGTTTTTCTTCCCCAGGATATTTCATGTTTAAATGTGGTGCTGCTGTTTGACAGCTCATGTTTCTCCACCGTGCCCAGACACGCTGCAGGTCTCACATTTCAcctccagagccctgcagctcggcTTCTGTGGCTTGTAAAGCTCTGCAAGTGTCGCACAGCAAACGTGCcctgggagggctcagcactggggctgccGGCCCTGCTCCGGGCTGGGCTCCttcaggagaggagctggggtgctcccagtgctcccagtgcccccagtgcccccagggatgtgccagctgtgccagttgATCCTCCCAGGCCGGGATGCAGGAAGGAATCTCGAGCAAGGCTGCAGCGTTGGGTCCAGCAGCAGGTGCCAAGTGAGGTGTGATGTGCCAAGGCAAACAGGATCCTGTGGATGTTCCcgggcagggaagggcagcactgcaggagagagcagccagtgctgctctgggtgctgctggctggaacTGGACAGGCTCTGGGGAGGAGGCTCTGTGGGAGATTTGCAGGAATTGGCTCCCCAGCACTTTCTCACTCACGAAGCTGAGAAGTGCTGGCACCGACtgggagagcagccagggctgtgtgaaCAGACACAGGAGCTGGAGCGAATATTTTTAGTGGCAACAGTTGATGTGtgggagaag is part of the Catharus ustulatus isolate bCatUst1 chromosome 20, bCatUst1.pri.v2, whole genome shotgun sequence genome and encodes:
- the CCDC40 gene encoding coiled-coil domain-containing protein 40, translated to MAEPRPGDMEQPLAGGGVPPLPSGAPAAEQDTKPESKGQPGSYHAGPAFEPPSDHGNQRREKAAEAHERRKNKGKKAEETELVILDPEHPLMTRFQAALKNYLTKQIEQVKLDLHELRTAKKSSEAQREELGVTLYGAQQQLGQLQVELERSHERCSQAAAARQQLEQELRGLRAAHQETCHCTERERKTVSAMQTQIENLALELFYVQNMDQEMHHRVLLMKQSAERAEAERIQAEVEKKKQDLLLDQFTRRVYQLQEQIALFEAQLVAQAEDTKVTRQAVSEAGLEVQTINMEKKRLMEHWNSSLAGMKQRDEAYVVTQGLLSNYRRDLKSLEGDIHGCGKSIRKEEEKNENLVSLLNRSQNDASVTRRLIAQCLLEQEALQAQTGTYTRVLQETEQALSRTRMDQAAHLNELLSIRKSIEKGTYAKEQLESEIMAKLQDQRLSSKVAKHFSQLAEKLRSRKSDLELHFYKIENDVAQVILNATNTSCRVAVHQKTLCEVDKEIKNVNEMITCQENEIARSRLLTDRKGEILCLCNKKLEMLLAQQGGQELGPLEIEINELNKEIEECNSEAMTLQKHWLSEQKELIKLTQEREEQKTSLDTFQKQIIIMQQRKLRVENEIQQEMKEQKDVERHMKNMSNDLVKLNMLINKNNNSVVELQNGKIVTENEFLQSLKAAEKEAVEMHERHNQLTEEKERLLNSLVEAEHQILLWEKKFQLAKEMREATDALVEQGEIHDMKAEIRRMQVRYGQLLKQQEMLMRAMEACVSHRETITNRAEALSKLDKKHSTKINFQSRKQELKKKIREIQENIYECNQTIQELETVQESLSDTFSEKKQELFQLQAETDNLSLDMECLQNEKRWTLLELVAHQTHQKQLQALKEGKYRALCHTEEACANQQEKLEGRLQSINSIVQQVREEQPQHQRALQWLTHCLGTKLQS